Proteins encoded in a region of the Pseudopipra pipra isolate bDixPip1 chromosome 18, bDixPip1.hap1, whole genome shotgun sequence genome:
- the KLHL22 gene encoding kelch-like protein 22, which translates to MAEDQELTQPHKAQLEPSLQQRTSNTYRSAEHSQALLSGLVSLRDSSILFDVVLVVEEKPIEAHRILLAASCDYFRGMFAGGLREMEQEEVHIHGISYNAMCKILNFIYTSELELSVNSVQETLAAACQLQIPEVIKFCCDFLMSWVDEENILDVYKLADHYDLRHLSDQLDSYILKNFTAFSRTQVYRQLPLQKVYSLLSSNRLEVNYEFEVYDGALFYHYSPEQLEADQVSLMEPLKLLETVRFPLMEPQILQRLHDKLSPCPLKDTVADALMYHKNECLQPMLQSSQTQLRSEFQCVVGFGGMHSTPSIVLSDQAKYLNPLLGEWRHFTAALAPRMSNQGIAVLNNFVYLIGGDNNVSGFRAESRCWRYDPRHNRWFQIQSLQQEHADLSVCVVDNYIYAVAGRDYHEDLREVERYDPKSNTWEYVTPLKKEVYAHAGAALDGKMYITCGRRGEDYLKELQCYDPRTDRWEVLADGPVRRAWHGMAALLGKLYVIGGSNNDSGYRRDVHQVACYKPSTDQWTNVCPLPAGHGEPGIAVLDNRIYVLGGRSHNRGIRMDYVHIYDAERDCWEEGPQLEDDISGMAACVLTLPRAILMETEKWLSEWHADRMKHHLDFPSEVMSVSDWEEFDNSSED; encoded by the exons ATGGCGGAGGACCAGGAGCTGACTCAGCCACACAAAGCTCAACTCGAGCCCTCCCTCCAGCAGCGCACCAGCAACACGTACCGCAGTGCCGAGCACTCCCAGGCCCTGCTCAGCGGCCTCGTGTCTCTCCGGGACAGCAGCATCCTCTTCGATGTAGTTCTGGTAGTGGAGGAGAAACCCATTGAGGCTCATCGCATCCTCCTGGCTGCATCCTGTGACTATTTCAG AGGAATGTTTGCAGGAGGACTGAGAGAGATGGAACAAGAAGAAGTTCATATTCATGGCATCTCCTACAATGCAATGTGTAAAATCTTGAACTTCATTTACACTTCTGAGCTGGAACTCAGTGTGAACAGTGTACAGGAAACCTTAGCTGCAGCCTGTCAGCTTCAG ATTCCAGAAGTCATTAAGTTCTGTTGTGATTTCCTCATGTCCTGGGTAGATGAAGAGAACATCCTCGATGTGTACAAACTTGCTGACCACTATGACTTGAGGCATTTGAGTGATCAGCTGGACTCCTACATTTTGAAGAACTTCACAGCTTTCTCAAGGACACAAGTGTACAGACAGCTACCCTTGCAGAAGGTCTACTCCCTTCTCAGCAGCAACCGTTTGGAGGTTAACTATGAGTTTGAAGTTTATGATGGAGCACTTTTTTATCATTATTCTCCAGAACAACTGGAGGCAGATCAGGTCTCCCTGATGGAGCCCCTTAAGCTACTTGAGACAGTTCGTTTTCCTCTGATGGAACCCCAGATCCTGCAAAGGCTTCATGACAAATTAAGTCCATGTCCTTTAAAAGATACAGTTGCAGATGCATTAATGTACCACAAGAATGAATGTCTTCAGCCAATGCTTCAGAGCTCCCAGACACAGCTGAGATCAGAGTTCCAGTGTGTAGTGGGATTTGGAGGGATGCATTCTACTCCATCCATTGTCCTCAGTGATCAAGCCAAGTATCTGAACCCCTTGTTGGGAGAGTGGAGGCACTTTACAGCTGCACTAGCCCCCAGAATGTCCAATCAAGGGATTGCTGTTCTCAATAACTTTGTGTATTTAATTGGTGGAGACAACAATGTAAGTGGTTTTCGAGCAGAGTCAAGGTGTTGGAG GTACGACCCACGGCACAACAGATGGTTCCAGATCCAGTCCCTGCAGCAAGAGCATGCTGACCTCAGTGTCTGTGTTGTGGACAACTATATATATGCTGTCGCAGGCCGAGATTACCATGAAGACCTGAGGGAAGTGGAGAGGTATGACCCTAAAAGCAACACTTGGGAATATGTGACACCTCTGAAGAAGGAG GTTTACGCCCACGCGGGAGCGGCGCTGGATGGGAAGATGTACATCACctgtgggaggagaggagaggactatctgaaggagctgcagtgttACGACCCAAGGACTGACCGCTGGGAGGTTTTAGCAGATGGCCCAGTGAGACGAGCTTGGCACGGGATGGCTGCGCTGCTGGGGAAGCTCTACGTGATCGGAGGGAGCAACAATGATTCCGGCTACAGAAGGGATGTTCACCAG gttgCCTGCTATAAGCCAAGCACTGATCAGTGGACAAATGTATGTCCACTTCCTGCAGGACATGGAGAGCCAGGCATTGCGGTCCTGGACAACAGGATTTATGTCTTGGGAGGCAGATCCCACAACAGAGGAATCCGCATGGACTATGTCCACATCTACGATGCAGAGAGAGACTGTTGGGAGGAAGGACCCCAGCTGGAGGATGACATTTCTGGGATGGCTGCCTGTGTCCTCACGTTGCCCAGGGCTATTTTAATGGAGACAGAGAAATGGCTCTCAGAATGGCACGCAGACCGAATGAAGCATCACCTTGACTTTCCATCAGAAGTTATGAGCGTATCAGACTGGGAGGAATTTGACAATTCAAGTGAAGATTAG